From a single Paludibacter jiangxiensis genomic region:
- a CDS encoding helix-turn-helix domain-containing protein: protein MTITINNQTYSLNDSKLDTESIEQLLTFWTKKQAALSIFESEELCVFCLQKPQISKTRFCHNDYDKGRLLFARQYLLDHLTMPPTIDELAKIAGINSFKLKNGFKELFGDTIYSYLNSFRLEKAVNMIALGEKNMTQIAFELGFSSLQHFSTAFKKAYGCSPKKIKSTPGFQFKL, encoded by the coding sequence ATGACAATTACAATCAACAACCAGACTTACTCTTTGAATGACAGCAAACTGGACACCGAAAGCATTGAGCAGCTTCTGACTTTCTGGACAAAAAAGCAGGCAGCTCTATCAATTTTCGAATCCGAAGAACTTTGTGTTTTTTGTCTCCAAAAGCCACAAATTTCAAAAACCCGGTTTTGTCACAACGATTACGACAAAGGCCGTTTGTTGTTTGCCCGTCAATACCTGCTGGATCACCTGACAATGCCCCCGACAATAGATGAACTTGCAAAAATTGCAGGAATTAACAGCTTCAAACTCAAAAACGGCTTCAAAGAACTGTTTGGCGATACCATCTACAGTTATCTGAACAGTTTTCGCCTTGAAAAAGCTGTCAACATGATTGCTTTAGGCGAAAAAAACATGACTCAGATTGCTTTTGAGCTCGGTTTTTCCTCTCTTCAACATTTTAGTACAGCATTTAAAAAAGCATACGGGTGTTCGCCAAAAAAAATTAAATCTACCCCGGGCTTCCAGTTCAAACTATAG
- a CDS encoding glycogen debranching enzyme N-terminal domain-containing protein produces MSYLKFDKTLLTNLQKSLRKEILRTNKSGAYSANTITDCNTRKYHGLLVVPIPDLDDYNHVLLSSLDETIIQHGAEFNLGVHKYEENHFSPNGHKYIREFHFDATARTIYRVGGVVLEKDRIFISHENRYLIKYTLLDAHSRTTLRLRPFLAFRNVNDLCVANGKANTSYTETKNGIGMCLYDGYPTLFMQTSKQNEFIHHPDWYRGIEYPKEQERGYNYKEDLLIPGYFELSIEKGESIIFSAGTSPIETQNLAVLFESEIEKRTVRNSFFNSLKNAAQQFYFKRNGDYYLLAGYPWFKSRARDEFIALTGCTLAIEDASTFEKIMATALIAVNDFISEKPVEKAIYELDTPDVLLWFIRTVQQYAKAVSIEKANQLYGETVLKVISFIRKQNHPNLFLHDNGLLYTNGTQTAISWMNSMENGTPITPRTGYVVEINALWYNALKFGAEISTVQKDEYAADLLDYQSELTRQSFVHMFWNGTYLHDYVDGDYKDWEVRPNMIFAVSLPYSPLEKTQQKSIVDITTRELLTPKGLRTLSPKSPFYRPTYVGSMLERNRNYHNGPVWPWLTGSFAEAYLKIYKRSGVSFIERMLIGFESEMSELCLGTLSELHDGNPPFAGHGAMSFATSVAEILRTLKLLESIEQSGEQTKS; encoded by the coding sequence ATGAGTTATCTGAAATTTGACAAAACCTTATTGACGAATCTACAAAAGTCGTTGCGGAAAGAAATTTTGCGCACAAACAAGTCAGGTGCCTACAGCGCAAACACAATAACAGACTGCAACACAAGAAAATACCACGGATTACTGGTTGTACCCATCCCTGATTTAGATGATTACAACCATGTTTTGCTTTCATCACTTGACGAAACTATCATTCAGCATGGTGCCGAATTTAATCTTGGTGTGCACAAATACGAAGAAAACCATTTCAGTCCGAATGGCCACAAATACATCCGCGAATTTCACTTTGATGCCACTGCCAGAACTATTTACAGAGTCGGCGGCGTTGTTCTGGAGAAGGATAGAATCTTTATCTCGCATGAAAACCGCTATTTGATCAAATACACGCTACTTGATGCTCACTCACGAACAACCCTGCGCCTGCGTCCATTTCTGGCATTCCGAAACGTGAATGACCTCTGCGTTGCTAACGGCAAGGCAAACACTTCGTACACCGAGACTAAAAACGGCATTGGAATGTGTCTGTACGATGGCTACCCTACCCTTTTCATGCAAACGTCGAAACAGAACGAATTTATTCATCATCCGGACTGGTATCGCGGCATAGAATACCCAAAAGAACAGGAGCGCGGGTACAATTACAAAGAAGATTTACTTATTCCCGGTTATTTTGAACTCTCGATAGAGAAAGGCGAAAGCATTATTTTTTCAGCAGGAACATCTCCGATTGAAACCCAAAATCTTGCTGTCCTTTTTGAATCTGAAATAGAAAAAAGAACTGTCAGAAACAGTTTCTTCAACAGTTTAAAAAACGCGGCACAGCAATTCTATTTCAAACGAAACGGCGATTATTACCTTTTAGCAGGATATCCATGGTTCAAAAGTCGTGCACGCGATGAGTTCATTGCTCTAACGGGCTGTACTCTTGCAATAGAAGACGCATCTACCTTTGAAAAGATAATGGCAACAGCCCTCATTGCCGTCAACGATTTTATTTCTGAAAAGCCAGTTGAAAAAGCCATTTACGAGCTGGATACTCCGGATGTATTGTTATGGTTTATCCGAACCGTGCAACAATATGCCAAGGCAGTCTCAATAGAAAAGGCGAACCAGCTGTACGGAGAAACTGTATTGAAGGTTATTTCATTTATCCGCAAGCAAAATCACCCAAATTTATTTTTGCACGATAACGGGTTGTTATATACCAATGGAACGCAGACAGCCATATCATGGATGAATTCGATGGAAAACGGAACTCCGATAACTCCCCGCACCGGCTATGTTGTAGAGATCAATGCACTTTGGTATAATGCCTTAAAATTCGGAGCCGAAATTTCGACCGTTCAAAAGGATGAATATGCCGCCGACCTGCTGGATTATCAGTCTGAATTAACACGTCAGTCGTTCGTTCACATGTTTTGGAACGGAACCTATCTGCACGATTATGTTGATGGGGATTACAAAGACTGGGAAGTACGCCCCAACATGATATTTGCCGTGTCGCTACCCTATTCTCCGTTAGAAAAAACACAGCAAAAATCAATTGTGGATATCACTACACGGGAATTGCTTACACCGAAAGGTCTGCGCACACTAAGTCCTAAGAGTCCGTTTTACCGCCCGACATACGTAGGTAGTATGCTTGAACGAAACCGAAATTATCACAATGGACCGGTATGGCCATGGCTTACCGGCTCGTTTGCTGAGGCTTATCTCAAAATTTACAAACGAAGCGGAGTTTCTTTCATTGAACGCATGTTAATCGGTTTCGAAAGTGAAATGAGCGAGCTTTGCCTTGGCACACTCTCCGAATTACACGACGGGAATCCGCCTTTTGCAGGACACGGAGCGATGTCGTTTGCTACAAGCGTTGCTGAAATTCTACGTACGCTCAAACTATTGGAATCAATAGAGCAATCCGGAGAACAAACAAAATCTTAA
- a CDS encoding LysM peptidoglycan-binding domain-containing protein, whose protein sequence is MRYLVFLLLISINTVSLSAKGKSSNSVTLRDSLVHYAKTLINTPYRSGSKGPSGFDCSGYTSYVYGKFGMSLNSSSGSQVANGQEVDIDNLKKGDLVFFKGHNNKKSRIGHVGIFLDKNPDGSFNFIHSANGGGVRIDNSNSGYYAKRYVTGCTVIADKKLYKFDPVQVKSFSGFDDNVQYASTGKTHKVRKGESLYTIAQKYNVSEEQLKEWNNINGNKIKPGQKLSIQSEQKSSSKELASNTDKKHAKEQIASEGKTHTVKKGESFYTIAKKYHISEDDLIKANSNNGEKIKPGDKLQIPGGSASVKNESQESVATKTVTSRQTHKVKKGETLSEIAEKYHTTTAKIKRLNGLSGNKLKPGATLTVQEIEKEVPVKETKAETASKASKKETVNEEEQATKTATSRKTHKVRKGETLSEIADKFGVSVSQLKKWNGLSKNKVKPGTYLTVQLAEKDVPAKEAKAEAAPKASKKETVNEEEQATKTATSRKTYKVRKGDTLSGIADKFGVSVSQLKKWNGLSKNKVKPGTYLTVQMTEKEVPVKETKAETTSKASKKETVNEEEQATKTVTSRKSHKVRKGETLSRIADKFGVSVSQLKKWNGISKNKVKPGTYLTVQMTEKEVPVKEAKVTSETETSTVQKGNPSEKTHVVEKGETLYSIAKSHHISALKIKELNNLTDNQVHEGDVLSLDPNAPVTKAKEVVQNEPKTQQPEVAPAQKEDVKPVVLSAQPTEKIDTLTTSYKVNKTHVVQDGETLESIAELYQVTPAQIKSWNGISRKKNKVTPGQKLTIETVKKEYVVVSAKKKRPVTKGKTTKEAVAAEEPYSAPVVSTKPVKTSHTVSKGETLFTIAKETNLTVDQLKEYNHLNNTDVKENQVLSLIPDSTNVVKKAEIKTAITTKHIKYVVKPGDTLFSIAKAHNVSVDDLKAANEITSGEVNIGQQLQIPAR, encoded by the coding sequence ATGCGCTATTTAGTCTTTTTATTACTCATCTCAATAAATACTGTTTCACTTTCTGCAAAAGGGAAATCGTCCAATTCCGTCACATTGCGCGATTCGTTGGTGCATTATGCAAAAACGTTAATCAACACGCCATATCGTTCAGGATCAAAAGGCCCAAGCGGATTCGATTGTTCCGGCTACACAAGCTATGTATACGGCAAATTCGGCATGTCACTCAATTCATCTTCCGGTTCGCAGGTAGCAAATGGGCAAGAAGTGGACATCGACAACCTCAAAAAAGGAGATTTGGTATTTTTCAAAGGCCACAACAACAAGAAATCTCGCATTGGTCACGTTGGTATCTTTCTGGACAAAAATCCTGATGGCAGCTTTAATTTCATCCATTCGGCCAACGGTGGCGGCGTTCGCATCGACAACAGCAATTCCGGATATTATGCAAAACGCTACGTTACAGGATGTACTGTAATAGCCGATAAGAAATTATATAAATTTGATCCCGTTCAGGTGAAATCGTTTTCTGGTTTTGACGACAACGTACAATATGCATCAACAGGCAAAACCCACAAAGTACGAAAAGGGGAATCGTTATATACAATTGCTCAGAAATACAATGTTTCGGAAGAGCAACTGAAAGAATGGAATAACATTAACGGTAACAAAATAAAACCGGGACAAAAGCTTTCCATTCAGTCGGAACAAAAAAGTTCAAGCAAAGAATTAGCAAGCAACACTGATAAAAAACACGCAAAGGAACAAATTGCATCTGAAGGCAAGACCCACACTGTAAAAAAAGGAGAATCATTTTATACTATCGCAAAGAAATATCATATTTCTGAAGACGATCTGATCAAAGCCAATTCTAACAATGGAGAAAAAATTAAACCCGGAGATAAACTTCAAATCCCCGGCGGATCAGCTTCTGTCAAAAACGAATCACAGGAAAGTGTTGCCACAAAAACAGTTACTTCACGACAAACCCACAAAGTAAAGAAAGGTGAAACTTTGTCTGAAATCGCCGAAAAATATCACACCACTACAGCAAAAATCAAACGCCTGAACGGACTATCTGGCAACAAACTTAAACCGGGCGCAACACTGACAGTTCAAGAAATAGAAAAGGAAGTGCCTGTAAAAGAAACTAAAGCCGAAACAGCTTCAAAAGCCTCTAAAAAAGAGACTGTAAACGAAGAAGAACAAGCTACAAAAACAGCAACTTCACGCAAAACACATAAAGTGCGTAAAGGTGAGACCCTGTCTGAAATTGCCGACAAGTTTGGTGTTTCCGTTTCACAACTCAAAAAGTGGAACGGCCTTTCTAAAAACAAAGTGAAACCAGGAACTTATCTGACTGTTCAGTTGGCAGAAAAAGACGTTCCTGCAAAAGAAGCCAAAGCTGAAGCTGCTCCTAAAGCCTCTAAAAAAGAGACAGTAAACGAAGAAGAACAAGCTACAAAAACAGCAACTTCGCGCAAAACTTATAAAGTTCGCAAAGGAGATACTTTGTCTGGAATCGCCGACAAATTCGGAGTCTCTGTATCACAACTCAAAAAATGGAACGGTCTTTCTAAAAACAAAGTAAAACCGGGAACTTATCTGACTGTTCAGATGACAGAAAAAGAAGTACCGGTAAAAGAAACTAAAGCCGAGACCACTTCTAAAGCCTCTAAAAAAGAGACTGTAAACGAAGAAGAACAAGCTACAAAAACCGTCACATCACGCAAATCTCACAAAGTGCGTAAGGGTGAGACCTTATCCAGAATTGCAGACAAGTTTGGTGTTTCTGTATCGCAGCTCAAGAAATGGAACGGAATTTCAAAAAACAAAGTGAAGCCGGGTACCTATCTTACAGTTCAGATGACAGAGAAAGAAGTTCCTGTAAAAGAAGCCAAAGTAACATCTGAAACAGAGACCTCTACCGTTCAAAAAGGAAACCCATCGGAAAAGACGCATGTCGTAGAAAAAGGAGAAACCCTCTATTCTATCGCCAAATCACACCACATATCAGCGCTCAAAATCAAAGAGCTGAACAACCTGACAGACAACCAAGTTCATGAAGGAGACGTACTATCTCTTGATCCCAACGCTCCGGTGACAAAAGCAAAAGAAGTGGTGCAAAACGAACCAAAAACCCAACAACCGGAGGTTGCTCCTGCTCAGAAAGAAGACGTAAAACCTGTTGTATTAAGTGCGCAACCAACCGAAAAGATTGATACTCTGACTACCAGTTATAAGGTCAACAAAACTCACGTTGTACAAGACGGAGAAACACTGGAGTCGATAGCTGAACTCTATCAGGTCACACCGGCTCAGATAAAAAGCTGGAACGGAATTTCAAGAAAGAAAAACAAAGTAACTCCGGGGCAAAAGCTAACCATTGAGACTGTAAAAAAAGAGTATGTTGTTGTATCTGCAAAAAAGAAAAGACCGGTAACGAAAGGAAAAACGACCAAGGAAGCAGTAGCTGCAGAAGAGCCCTACTCTGCCCCCGTAGTATCTACCAAACCTGTAAAAACAAGCCATACCGTTTCCAAAGGTGAAACACTCTTCACCATTGCTAAAGAAACGAACCTTACGGTTGACCAGTTAAAAGAATACAATCATCTGAACAACACAGACGTAAAAGAAAATCAGGTTTTAAGTCTTATTCCTGACTCAACCAACGTGGTCAAAAAGGCTGAAATTAAAACAGCAATTACTACAAAACACATCAAATATGTTGTGAAGCCCGGAGATACATTGTTCTCTATAGCTAAAGCACACAACGTATCCGTTGACGATCTGAAAGCTGCGAATGAAATCACCTCAGGTGAAGTCAATATCGGTCAGCAATTGCAAATTCCAGCACGCTAA
- a CDS encoding GIN domain-containing protein: MVTFKKLRRIFNEKGSGNVVSKTIAVSPFLQLHLCTQCNVEIVQSDEEKVVIEMDDNLIDGVRVDNSIKTLFVTQDLRQKIPLFTYGKITIYCHALEALYVTSHADIKTVKPLESKYAMVIKTVSHGDVFLELKAPSVKVMSTNHGDFTLKCETNDLVINNASKGDLNLDLKGAAVEINHKGRGDMVLTGSCDSLSICNEGHGDISGTDLVSKNVNVKSIGHGDTTVFASHTIKIQNLGHGDVAYCGDGELEDLSHTGHGKVQHKG, translated from the coding sequence ATGGTGACATTTAAAAAACTCAGAAGAATATTTAATGAAAAAGGCAGCGGAAACGTTGTCAGTAAAACGATAGCGGTTAGTCCCTTTTTACAACTTCATCTTTGCACGCAGTGTAACGTGGAAATCGTTCAGTCGGACGAAGAGAAGGTGGTGATTGAAATGGACGACAACCTGATTGACGGCGTGCGGGTGGACAATTCTATCAAAACGCTTTTCGTAACGCAGGATCTTCGCCAAAAAATTCCTCTCTTTACTTACGGCAAAATCACTATTTATTGCCATGCACTCGAAGCTCTTTATGTGACTTCACATGCAGATATTAAAACGGTGAAACCTCTCGAATCCAAATATGCAATGGTAATCAAGACGGTTTCTCACGGCGATGTGTTTCTCGAACTGAAAGCTCCTTCAGTAAAAGTGATGTCGACGAATCATGGCGATTTCACATTGAAATGCGAAACCAACGATTTAGTCATTAACAATGCCAGCAAAGGCGACCTGAATCTGGATTTGAAAGGTGCTGCCGTTGAAATCAACCACAAAGGAAGAGGCGATATGGTTTTGACCGGTTCGTGCGATTCTCTGTCCATCTGCAACGAAGGGCATGGTGATATTTCCGGTACTGATCTTGTGTCCAAAAATGTTAATGTCAAAAGTATAGGTCATGGCGATACGACAGTATTTGCATCTCATACCATTAAAATTCAGAATCTTGGACATGGGGATGTTGCCTATTGCGGTGATGGTGAATTAGAGGATTTGTCGCATACCGGACACGGCAAAGTACAGCATAAAGGATAA
- a CDS encoding SagB/ThcOx family dehydrogenase gives MKTLLLSAVFVCSCSLLSAQNIQLPQPVRTGGKPLMDALNLRQSARQFDSEKNISNQTLSNLLWAAWGFNREKKRTAPSSMDRQEIDLYVVTKEGIYKYDAAQSNLVLIVAGDYRKDTGMQSYVGEAPLNLVFVCNKSKINSKSESGLIEATYANSGFISQNIYLFCASEGLSTVVRASIVKEKLAKIMNLTDDQMITLAQTIGYPKK, from the coding sequence ATGAAAACACTGCTATTATCTGCTGTCTTTGTATGTTCATGCTCTTTGTTGTCAGCCCAAAATATTCAACTTCCACAACCTGTTCGTACAGGTGGTAAACCGTTGATGGATGCATTAAATCTGCGTCAGTCTGCCCGTCAGTTTGATTCTGAAAAAAATATTTCAAACCAAACGCTTTCCAACTTGTTGTGGGCGGCATGGGGTTTTAACCGGGAAAAGAAGAGAACTGCTCCTTCTTCGATGGACCGTCAGGAAATCGATTTGTATGTCGTTACAAAAGAAGGAATTTACAAATACGATGCAGCACAAAGTAATCTTGTGCTTATTGTAGCCGGAGATTATCGCAAAGACACAGGCATGCAATCCTATGTAGGCGAAGCTCCTTTAAACCTGGTATTTGTGTGCAACAAATCCAAGATCAATTCAAAAAGTGAAAGCGGACTGATTGAAGCAACTTATGCTAACAGCGGTTTCATTTCACAAAATATCTATTTGTTTTGCGCGTCAGAAGGGCTTTCAACAGTTGTACGCGCAAGCATTGTCAAGGAAAAACTGGCAAAGATAATGAACCTGACCGATGACCAGATGATTACGCTGGCTCAAACCATCGGTTACCCTAAAAAGTAA
- a CDS encoding RNA recognition motif domain-containing protein, whose amino-acid sequence MNIYISHLSYGVDDNGLKEVFEAYGQVDSAKVITDKFTGKSRGFGFVEMPDEAEANKAIEALNQSEVNGMTINVNIAKPREERPRREYSNNGGGSRGGYNDRRSNNRW is encoded by the coding sequence ATGAACATTTACATTTCGCACCTCAGCTATGGTGTTGACGACAACGGGTTAAAGGAAGTCTTTGAAGCTTACGGACAAGTAGATTCAGCTAAAGTTATCACAGACAAATTCACTGGTAAATCAAGAGGTTTTGGCTTTGTTGAAATGCCTGATGAAGCAGAAGCTAACAAAGCTATCGAAGCTTTGAATCAATCAGAAGTTAACGGTATGACTATTAACGTTAATATTGCAAAACCTCGCGAAGAACGTCCTCGTCGCGAATATAGCAATAACGGTGGTGGTAGCCGTGGTGGTTATAACGACCGTCGCAGCAACAACAGATGGTAA
- a CDS encoding glycoside hydrolase family 97 protein, which translates to MKPFSFLCSLLLCAACVTTISAKEFAVQSPDKSITLKVSVDKTISWTVDCNKQTVIMPSVISLTLQGEAPLGVNPSVKTSKINTVNNIISAPVYKKKEITDNYNELIINFKDYYSLLFRAYNDGVAYRWVLNRAGEVVVSNEDARFNFDANYAAYIPYANSGANNVYQCSFENTYKHFNIGQMEDKPTYTPILIELKNKIKCAITEADLEDYPGMFLRLNKSTKQGFVSDFAPFPLEEKQGGYNNIQSLVTKGGDFIAKTKGNRSFPWRALIIFKEDKDLLNNDMVYKLAAPSRVQDTEWIKPGQLAWDWWNNWNLEGVDFKAGINTETYKHYIDFASKYNISYVLLDEGWAAKGQLINTIPEIDLPAIIDYAKSKNVGVILWCGWVPLNQNMEQVFEHYSKMGVKGFKIDFMDRDDQKVVNFYYKVAQLGAQHHMLIDFHGAYKPTGLQRTYPNVINFEGVYGMEQLKWNNPDMPQNDVLISYIRMLSGPLDYTPGAMRNASKDSFRPIVGQPMSQGTRCHQLGLYVVFEAPLCMLADSPSNYEKESECTKFISQIPTTFDQTIALGGEVGNYSVIARKKGNNWYIGAINNWDKRDITIDFSFLGPGKWKAEVFKDGINANNNGNDYKREFLNISDQSHLAVHLAEGGGWAAIVRAE; encoded by the coding sequence ATGAAACCTTTCTCTTTTTTATGTTCGCTTCTGCTCTGTGCTGCCTGTGTAACAACAATTTCGGCAAAAGAATTTGCAGTGCAATCACCGGACAAGTCCATCACACTGAAAGTCAGTGTTGACAAAACAATTTCCTGGACAGTCGACTGCAATAAGCAGACGGTTATCATGCCATCTGTTATTTCACTCACATTGCAGGGCGAAGCTCCTTTGGGTGTCAACCCGTCCGTAAAGACGAGTAAAATAAACACCGTCAACAACATTATCTCAGCGCCTGTTTATAAAAAGAAAGAGATAACCGACAACTACAACGAACTGATTATCAATTTCAAAGACTACTATTCATTGCTTTTCAGAGCATATAACGATGGCGTGGCTTATCGTTGGGTGCTCAACCGGGCGGGAGAAGTAGTTGTTAGTAACGAAGATGCCCGTTTCAATTTTGACGCCAACTATGCAGCTTACATTCCATATGCTAATTCGGGAGCCAACAATGTGTATCAATGTTCGTTCGAAAACACATACAAACATTTCAATATCGGCCAAATGGAGGACAAACCCACTTACACCCCCATTCTGATTGAGTTGAAAAACAAGATAAAATGTGCCATCACAGAAGCCGATCTTGAAGATTACCCGGGCATGTTTCTCCGCCTGAACAAATCGACCAAACAGGGATTTGTAAGCGATTTTGCACCTTTCCCTCTCGAAGAAAAACAGGGCGGATATAACAACATTCAATCTTTGGTGACCAAAGGCGGCGATTTTATTGCCAAAACGAAGGGCAATCGATCTTTCCCGTGGCGTGCGTTGATTATTTTCAAAGAAGACAAGGATTTACTGAACAACGACATGGTTTATAAACTGGCAGCGCCGTCGCGTGTGCAGGATACAGAATGGATTAAACCCGGACAATTAGCGTGGGACTGGTGGAACAACTGGAATCTTGAAGGAGTCGATTTCAAAGCCGGCATCAATACCGAAACCTACAAGCACTATATCGATTTTGCATCCAAATACAACATTTCATACGTATTGCTCGACGAAGGATGGGCTGCCAAAGGCCAACTGATTAATACCATTCCCGAAATTGACCTGCCTGCTATAATCGATTATGCCAAGTCTAAAAATGTTGGCGTTATCCTTTGGTGCGGATGGGTTCCTTTGAACCAAAACATGGAACAGGTGTTCGAACACTATTCCAAAATGGGCGTCAAAGGCTTCAAGATCGACTTTATGGATCGTGATGATCAAAAGGTGGTAAACTTCTACTATAAAGTGGCGCAACTGGGAGCACAACACCACATGCTGATTGATTTTCACGGAGCTTATAAACCAACCGGATTGCAACGAACCTATCCGAATGTGATTAATTTTGAAGGTGTGTATGGTATGGAACAACTCAAATGGAACAATCCGGATATGCCCCAAAACGACGTGTTGATTTCATATATCCGCATGTTGTCCGGTCCGCTCGATTACACTCCGGGAGCAATGCGCAACGCATCAAAAGACAGTTTCCGTCCAATTGTCGGACAACCCATGAGTCAGGGCACCCGCTGCCATCAGCTCGGCTTGTACGTTGTGTTTGAAGCACCGCTCTGTATGCTGGCCGATAGCCCCAGCAACTACGAAAAAGAGTCGGAATGTACCAAATTCATTTCGCAGATACCTACTACATTCGATCAAACCATCGCACTCGGAGGAGAAGTCGGGAATTACTCGGTCATCGCGCGTAAGAAAGGCAATAACTGGTATATAGGAGCCATCAACAATTGGGATAAACGCGACATCACCATCGATTTCTCATTCCTCGGCCCGGGCAAATGGAAAGCCGAAGTATTCAAAGACGGAATCAATGCTAACAATAACGGTAACGACTATAAACGGGAATTTTTGAATATCTCCGACCAGTCGCATCTGGCAGTGCATTTGGCCGAAGGCGGAGGCTGGGCAGCCATCGTAAGGGCTGAATAA
- the truA gene encoding tRNA pseudouridine(38-40) synthase TruA has protein sequence MKRRYFIWLSYNGTHYHGWQIQPNGVSVQEKLQESISLLMRLHTDVIGAGRTDAGVHARTMVAHFDAEEIEQPELFLKKLNGVLPNDISVWDLKKVKLGAHARFDAINRTYEYWVTPEKNPFHLESAARVHSPLDFEAMNQAAAVLPEYIDFTSFSKLHTDVKTNNCTIIQAYWAKRGDIWVFTITANRFLRNMVRAIVGTLLKVGRGQLTEKDFRAIIEAKDRGKAGSSAYAHGLYLTDVAYPDSIFESDECAR, from the coding sequence GTGAAAAGAAGGTATTTCATCTGGCTGTCATATAACGGCACACACTACCACGGTTGGCAAATACAGCCCAATGGGGTATCCGTACAGGAAAAGCTACAGGAATCAATTTCTCTGCTAATGCGGTTACATACCGACGTTATTGGCGCAGGCCGTACAGATGCCGGCGTTCATGCGCGCACCATGGTAGCCCATTTTGACGCAGAAGAGATTGAACAACCCGAATTGTTCCTTAAGAAGCTAAATGGTGTCCTTCCTAACGATATTTCCGTGTGGGACCTAAAAAAGGTCAAGCTGGGAGCTCATGCCCGCTTTGACGCCATAAACCGCACATACGAATACTGGGTAACCCCGGAGAAAAATCCATTTCATCTCGAATCAGCAGCTCGCGTGCATAGTCCGCTCGATTTTGAAGCTATGAATCAAGCGGCGGCAGTATTACCCGAATATATCGACTTTACGAGCTTCAGCAAGCTCCATACAGACGTTAAGACCAACAATTGCACCATAATACAGGCATACTGGGCAAAACGGGGAGATATATGGGTATTTACCATCACTGCCAACCGATTTCTCAGAAATATGGTCCGGGCAATTGTAGGGACATTGCTCAAAGTAGGAAGAGGCCAATTAACCGAAAAAGATTTCAGAGCTATAATCGAGGCTAAAGACAGAGGTAAAGCCGGCTCTTCGGCTTATGCACACGGATTATATTTAACGGATGTAGCGTATCCCGACTCTATTTTTGAGTCCGACGAATGTGCGCGATAA